In Ancalomicrobiaceae bacterium S20, the following proteins share a genomic window:
- a CDS encoding ABC transporter permease — MADVAADPAGTARRSVAPESGFGRRKAAYVALALAALTLPFADLAITTTSPGRTALAILSGFAHPDFSLARSLASATASTLAVAFVGVGLGATIGFGLALLWRLAAVRALAACLRGVHELIWALFLMTVTGPTATTAVTALALAYAGIFAKVFGEIVEETDRRPAEALARPRSLSAFFFAVMPLAAPQMRAYLSYRIECGIRSSAVLGFVGLPTLGFELDTLFKQADYAGAAAVLIATYAAIATIPFWLRRALVPLYLAAALVWLAVLPGPPVSGGSFLGLAHDLIPAPLRSGDLASLSTWARFGDWLRMMTLNQIAPGLAATLVLGWLAIVATGAVALLGFPFGMPAFVGRLGAGLGHLLLVVLRSTPEYMLVFVGVQMLGPSMLPAIVALALHNGAIIAHLMSRQGTAVVAGLRPDRPRGPNLWGFELLPRLASGFYALVLYRGEIILRESAILGVLGVATIGFHIDSAISELRLDRAFVLLLAMIAMTAAVDRLSRALRRRLGVASVSMS; from the coding sequence ATGGCTGATGTCGCGGCGGATCCGGCCGGGACGGCGCGCCGATCGGTAGCGCCCGAGAGCGGCTTCGGCCGGCGCAAGGCGGCGTACGTCGCGCTCGCGCTCGCCGCGCTGACACTGCCCTTCGCCGATCTCGCGATCACGACGACCAGCCCCGGCCGCACCGCGCTGGCGATCCTGTCGGGCTTCGCCCATCCGGACTTCAGCCTTGCGCGCAGCCTCGCCAGCGCGACCGCCTCGACGCTGGCGGTCGCCTTCGTAGGCGTCGGGCTCGGCGCGACGATCGGCTTCGGCCTCGCGCTCCTCTGGCGGCTTGCAGCGGTTCGTGCGCTCGCCGCCTGCCTGCGCGGCGTCCATGAACTGATCTGGGCGCTGTTCCTGATGACGGTGACCGGGCCGACCGCGACGACGGCGGTGACCGCGCTGGCGCTCGCCTATGCCGGCATCTTCGCGAAAGTCTTCGGCGAGATCGTCGAGGAGACCGACCGACGCCCCGCCGAGGCCCTGGCGCGGCCGCGCAGCCTGTCGGCCTTCTTCTTCGCGGTCATGCCGCTCGCCGCGCCGCAGATGCGCGCCTATCTGTCGTACCGGATCGAATGCGGTATCCGCTCCAGCGCCGTGCTCGGTTTCGTCGGCCTGCCGACGCTCGGCTTCGAGCTCGACACGCTGTTCAAGCAGGCCGACTACGCCGGCGCCGCCGCCGTGCTGATCGCGACCTATGCCGCGATCGCGACGATCCCGTTCTGGCTGCGGCGGGCGCTGGTGCCGCTTTATCTGGCCGCCGCGCTCGTCTGGCTCGCGGTGCTGCCCGGACCCCCGGTCTCGGGCGGCTCGTTCCTCGGCCTTGCCCATGACCTCATCCCGGCGCCGCTGCGGAGCGGCGATCTCGCGAGCCTCTCGACCTGGGCGCGCTTCGGCGACTGGCTGCGCATGATGACGCTGAACCAGATCGCGCCCGGCCTCGCGGCCACACTGGTGCTCGGCTGGCTCGCGATCGTCGCGACGGGAGCGGTCGCGCTCCTCGGCTTTCCGTTCGGCATGCCGGCCTTCGTCGGCCGGCTCGGCGCCGGGCTCGGCCATCTCCTGCTGGTCGTGCTGCGCTCGACGCCGGAATATATGCTGGTCTTCGTCGGCGTGCAGATGCTCGGGCCGTCGATGCTGCCGGCGATCGTGGCGCTGGCGCTGCACAATGGCGCGATCATCGCGCATCTGATGTCGCGGCAGGGGACGGCCGTCGTTGCCGGGCTCCGGCCCGACCGGCCGCGCGGACCCAACCTCTGGGGTTTCGAGCTGTTGCCGCGGCTTGCGAGCGGCTTCTATGCGCTCGTGCTCTATCGCGGCGAGATCATCCTGCGCGAGAGCGCCATCCTCGGCGTGCTCGGCGTCGCGACCATCGGCTTCCACATCGACAGCGCGATCTCGGAGCTGCGGCTCGATCGCGCTTTCGTGCTGCTCTTGGCCATGATCGCCATGACCGCCGCCGTCGACCGCCTGTCGCGCGCGCTGCGCCGCCGGCTCGGCGTCGCTTCGGTGTCGATGTCCTGA
- a CDS encoding tetratricopeptide repeat protein, which produces MPPPTASVDDQLARAKALSEAGNHDAALAIWGPLAHQGVGRAANNIAACFLDGLGVERDPALALQWLEAAAKAGDPVGQRNYATALFQGVGGTDDPAGAYEWYGKAAKAGDAQAQDMLSWMLLEGEVAPYDPAGAKAWAHKAASAGIGPSMTRLGLIFHHALGVERDAEAAVKWWTKAVEAGDADGAAMLGAAHFLGQGIDRDPARALVLLILARRFGSTLADAYRPAVEAALDAPSRERASELAADIAARPPWADLEAPR; this is translated from the coding sequence GTGCCACCGCCGACCGCTTCGGTCGACGACCAGCTCGCCCGCGCGAAGGCGCTGTCGGAGGCCGGCAACCATGATGCGGCGCTGGCGATCTGGGGGCCGCTCGCCCACCAGGGTGTCGGCCGCGCGGCGAACAACATCGCCGCCTGCTTCCTCGACGGGCTCGGCGTCGAGCGCGATCCGGCGCTGGCGCTGCAATGGCTGGAGGCGGCGGCGAAGGCCGGCGATCCGGTCGGCCAGCGCAACTACGCCACCGCGCTGTTTCAGGGCGTCGGCGGCACCGACGATCCGGCCGGCGCCTACGAATGGTACGGCAAGGCGGCCAAGGCCGGCGACGCGCAGGCGCAGGACATGCTGTCCTGGATGCTGCTCGAAGGCGAGGTCGCGCCTTACGATCCGGCGGGCGCCAAGGCGTGGGCACACAAAGCGGCATCGGCCGGCATCGGGCCGTCGATGACCCGGCTCGGTCTGATCTTCCACCACGCGCTCGGGGTCGAGCGCGACGCGGAAGCGGCGGTCAAATGGTGGACCAAGGCGGTCGAAGCCGGGGACGCCGACGGCGCGGCCATGCTCGGTGCCGCGCATTTTCTCGGCCAGGGCATCGACCGCGATCCGGCGCGCGCGCTCGTGCTGCTGATCCTCGCCCGCCGCTTCGGCTCGACGCTCGCCGACGCCTATCGCCCGGCCGTCGAGGCCGCGCTCGACGCGCCGAGCCGCGAGCGCGCCTCCGAACTCGCCGCCGACATCGCGGCGCGGCCGCCATGGGCAGACCTGGAGGCGCCGCGATGA
- the selB gene encoding selenocysteine-specific translation elongation factor, giving the protein MIVGTAGHIDHGKTSLVKALTGVDTDRLKEEKARGITIDLGFAYRQLADGSVMGFVDVPGHERFVPTMLAGAHGIDFVVLVIAADDGVMPQTREHLQVLDLLGLDRGLVALTKADLVDADTLVQRELEIAELLAGTSLAGAEVFPVSTVTDAGVADLLDRLEAEAGEDRARDAGRGFRLAVDRSFTLQGAGTVVTGTVLGGRVAVGDTAVLSPAGLTVRVRSIHAQNRKAETAVAGDRAALNLVAPGLSKDAIRRGDMILAPSLHAPTLRIDAELRVLPGEPSRSSNGCRFGCTMARSRSARGSCCSAMRRGPAKPPTSSSCSNGRSRRRLATASCCATSRRAATSAAAASSTCARPSGDGAPRSAPGSAMPGGRRTMAPRSPRCWRSRRASSI; this is encoded by the coding sequence ATGATCGTCGGCACCGCAGGCCACATCGACCACGGCAAGACCTCGCTCGTGAAGGCGCTGACCGGCGTCGACACCGATCGTCTGAAGGAGGAGAAGGCGCGCGGCATCACGATCGATCTCGGCTTCGCCTATCGGCAACTCGCCGACGGCTCGGTGATGGGCTTCGTCGACGTGCCCGGCCACGAGCGCTTCGTGCCGACCATGCTCGCGGGTGCGCACGGCATCGATTTCGTCGTGCTGGTGATCGCCGCCGACGACGGCGTCATGCCGCAGACGCGCGAGCACCTGCAGGTGCTCGACCTGCTCGGGCTCGATCGTGGGCTCGTCGCGCTGACCAAGGCCGATCTCGTCGACGCCGACACGCTCGTCCAGCGCGAACTCGAGATCGCCGAGCTCCTTGCCGGCACCTCGCTCGCCGGCGCGGAAGTCTTCCCGGTCTCGACCGTCACGGACGCCGGCGTGGCCGACCTGCTCGACCGGCTGGAGGCTGAAGCCGGCGAGGACCGCGCGCGGGACGCGGGACGCGGCTTCCGACTGGCGGTCGATCGTTCGTTCACGCTGCAGGGGGCCGGCACGGTGGTGACCGGCACCGTGCTCGGCGGTCGGGTCGCGGTCGGCGACACGGCGGTGCTGTCGCCGGCGGGGCTCACCGTGCGCGTGCGTTCGATCCATGCCCAGAACCGCAAGGCCGAGACAGCGGTCGCCGGCGACCGTGCGGCGCTCAATCTGGTCGCGCCGGGGCTCTCCAAAGACGCGATCCGGCGCGGCGACATGATCCTCGCGCCGTCCCTGCATGCGCCGACGCTGCGGATCGATGCCGAATTGCGCGTGCTGCCGGGCGAACCAAGCCGATCCAGCAATGGATGCCGGTTCGGCTGCACCATGGCGCGGTCTCGGTCGGCGCGCGGATCGTGCTGCTCGGCGATGCGCCGGGGCCCGGCGAAACCGCCGACGTCCAGCTCGTGCTCGAACGGCCGATCGCGGCGACGGCTCGCGACCGCTTCGTGCTGCGCGACGTCTCGGAGAGCCGCAACATCGGCGGCGGCCGCTTCCTCGACCTGCGCGCGCCCGAGCGGCGACGGCGCACCGAGGAGCGCGCCCGGATCCGCGATGCCTGGCGGCAGGCGGACGATGGCGCCGCGCTCGCCGCGCTGCTGGCGGAGCCGCCGGGCTTCGTCGATCTGA